The following coding sequences are from one Clostridioides difficile ATCC 9689 = DSM 1296 window:
- a CDS encoding FtsX-like permease family protein, whose amino-acid sequence MMSLVKFSIQYIKHYKKQSISIVLSIVLSVALLTGIGSLVHSADKSRIEKIREDSGDYHYFYKVDKEQLNKIKENKKSKEYTVDRLGVTKPKNQIDEPFIIEFLNADSSYLDMTGRKLLKGTLPSKDGEIVLDTYSLNNLNVNKEIGTEINLDGKIYKLCGILSSLSNPETALEGFVNDYFQPKEKDSYIVYVKYDENKNIKNQNYKFMKKFNISKEKTYINWPLSVEFGVKPPKNIEKYNIFEFLKNLELNTNAIILLVGVFGAAAVYSIFHVSILQRISQYGVLEVLGANNKQLLFLLFLELFLLFIVGFPIGCFLGIGVASTIYEQFPHIFLSSDIVPGAFFISEKSIYLGFLFILLLLILIAVRVVHQLNKYSSIESMKNFKITNKKKRILESVKHSNMTKVLSHKYMTQKKGMFIGILFSLSLGGIIFLCSSYSIQLTKNNNELTMKADDGLNSDYQITMQTTDFDVGIPKDKISRLNNVEGISKVYPVRYLFGAMQIKEEQLFWKNFFKPLEKDYRIKTFFDGICTKQNEGGYLLKTNIYGYNNGMLEGLNSYIIDGEINTHDMVKNNKVIVRLPMDGTGMYDAVDINPGDTIKVKVPKTMKPTDEIVKFKEENKNDYTTKEFVVAATVKRVMANNIYFIGDYGMDIVMTNGQMKNNFDIENYNSVSIKKTEDSNSEELSENIKSVVSDVKRCIVTDYTIAIEKNNTYLNQKLLFIYGIVFVLLAISLFHIINTVSYLIFSRRHEFGILRAMGITDNKFLLMMIREGFLYGFYASIIMVIGSVIGQFMIYFMVKRVYLYINPILKINTPLYIGMIILNITISIVAVIIPVRQILKSDIISEINKN is encoded by the coding sequence ATGATGTCTCTAGTAAAATTTTCAATTCAATATATAAAGCATTATAAAAAACAATCTATATCTATAGTTTTAAGCATAGTACTATCAGTAGCATTATTGACGGGAATTGGTTCTTTAGTTCATAGTGCAGACAAAAGTAGAATTGAAAAGATAAGGGAAGATAGTGGAGATTATCATTATTTCTATAAAGTAGATAAGGAACAACTTAATAAAATTAAAGAAAATAAAAAATCAAAGGAATACACTGTAGATAGACTTGGCGTTACAAAACCTAAAAATCAGATAGATGAACCTTTTATTATAGAATTTTTAAATGCTGATTCTTCATATTTAGATATGACAGGTAGAAAATTATTAAAAGGAACTCTTCCTAGTAAAGATGGAGAGATAGTACTTGACACATATTCTCTAAACAATTTAAATGTAAACAAAGAAATTGGAACAGAAATCAATTTAGATGGTAAAATCTATAAGTTATGTGGTATTTTATCAAGTCTTTCAAACCCAGAAACTGCTCTGGAGGGATTTGTAAACGATTATTTTCAGCCTAAAGAAAAGGATTCTTATATAGTTTATGTAAAATATGATGAAAATAAAAATATTAAAAATCAAAATTATAAATTTATGAAAAAATTCAACATATCAAAAGAAAAAACTTATATAAACTGGCCTCTTTCAGTTGAATTTGGAGTAAAACCACCAAAAAATATAGAAAAATATAATATATTTGAGTTCTTAAAAAATTTAGAACTAAATACAAATGCAATTATATTGCTTGTTGGAGTGTTTGGTGCAGCAGCAGTATATAGTATTTTCCATGTTTCAATACTTCAGAGAATATCACAATATGGGGTTTTAGAAGTATTAGGCGCTAATAATAAACAACTTTTATTTCTACTATTTTTAGAGTTATTTTTACTTTTTATTGTTGGATTTCCTATAGGTTGCTTCTTAGGTATTGGAGTAGCGTCTACAATATATGAACAATTTCCACATATATTTTTGAGTAGTGATATTGTTCCAGGAGCATTTTTTATAAGTGAAAAATCTATTTATTTAGGCTTTTTATTTATCTTATTGTTGTTAATTTTAATTGCTGTACGTGTTGTACATCAGTTGAATAAATACTCTAGTATAGAATCTATGAAAAACTTTAAGATTACTAATAAGAAAAAGAGAATATTAGAAAGTGTAAAACACTCTAACATGACAAAAGTATTATCTCATAAATACATGACTCAAAAAAAGGGAATGTTTATTGGAATTTTGTTTTCATTATCACTTGGTGGAATTATATTTCTATGTTCTAGTTACTCTATACAGCTTACTAAAAATAACAATGAACTTACAATGAAAGCTGATGATGGTTTAAATTCTGACTACCAAATAACTATGCAAACAACAGATTTTGATGTAGGTATACCAAAAGATAAAATTTCAAGATTAAACAATGTTGAGGGAATATCAAAAGTCTATCCAGTAAGATATTTATTTGGAGCTATGCAAATTAAAGAAGAACAACTATTTTGGAAAAATTTCTTTAAACCTCTTGAAAAAGATTACAGGATAAAGACTTTTTTTGATGGTATTTGTACAAAGCAAAATGAAGGTGGCTATCTTTTAAAAACAAATATTTATGGTTATAACAATGGTATGTTAGAAGGATTAAATTCTTATATTATAGATGGGGAGATTAATACCCATGATATGGTTAAAAATAATAAGGTTATAGTTAGACTACCTATGGATGGAACTGGGATGTATGATGCAGTTGATATAAATCCAGGAGATACAATAAAAGTTAAAGTGCCAAAGACAATGAAACCAACAGATGAAATTGTTAAATTTAAAGAAGAAAATAAGAATGATTATACAACAAAAGAATTTGTAGTTGCTGCTACTGTAAAACGTGTGATGGCAAATAACATATATTTCATTGGTGATTATGGTATGGATATAGTTATGACGAATGGGCAAATGAAAAATAACTTTGATATCGAAAATTATAATTCAGTAAGTATAAAAAAGACAGAAGATAGTAACAGTGAGGAATTGTCTGAGAACATAAAAAGTGTTGTAAGTGATGTAAAAAGATGTATTGTAACAGATTATACCATTGCTATTGAAAAAAATAATACCTACTTAAATCAAAAACTCTTATTTATATATGGTATTGTATTTGTACTTCTTGCAATAAGTTTGTTCCATATAATCAATACAGTAAGTTACTTAATTTTTTCAAGAAGACATGAGTTTGGAATTTTAAGAGCTATGGGTATTACGGATAATAAGTTTTTACTTATGATGATAAGAGAAGGTTTTTTATATGGATTCTATGCAAGTATTATAATGGTAATTGGAAGTGTTATTGGACAATTTATGATTTATTTTATGGTAAAACGTGTATACTTATATATAAATCCAATTCTTAAAATAAATACACCTCTATACATAGGTATGATTATTTTAAATATCACTATTAGTATAGTTGCTGTAATTATTCCAGTAAGACAAATTTTGAAGAGTGATATTATTTCAGAAATAAATAAGAATTAG
- a CDS encoding ABC transporter ATP-binding protein, with protein MSILVTNNLVKHYGKGETKVKALNGVSIEIERDTFTAIVGTSGSGKSTLLNIIGGLDNPTSGDVIIKGKNISKIGKKDLTVFRRRNIGFIFQNYSLMPVLNTYDNIALPVTLDKGNHIDHEYIEMLMKTLGIWDKRLKFPSELSGGQQQRVAIARALANKPALILADEPTGNLDSKTTMEVVCLLKESSAKFHQTILMVTHNENIAQVCDSIIHIEDGIVVNTGGEVL; from the coding sequence ATGAGTATATTAGTGACGAATAATTTAGTAAAACACTATGGAAAAGGTGAGACTAAAGTAAAAGCCTTAAATGGAGTAAGTATAGAAATTGAACGAGATACATTTACTGCTATAGTTGGAACTTCTGGTTCTGGAAAAAGCACATTGTTAAATATTATAGGTGGATTAGATAATCCAACTTCAGGTGATGTAATAATTAAAGGAAAGAACATATCTAAAATAGGAAAAAAAGATTTGACAGTGTTTAGAAGAAGAAATATAGGATTTATATTTCAAAACTACAGTTTAATGCCCGTATTAAACACTTATGATAATATAGCTCTTCCTGTTACATTAGATAAAGGAAACCATATAGACCATGAATATATTGAAATGCTGATGAAGACATTGGGAATTTGGGATAAGCGTTTAAAATTTCCAAGCGAACTATCTGGTGGTCAACAACAGAGGGTAGCAATTGCTAGAGCTTTGGCAAATAAACCTGCGCTTATATTAGCAGATGAACCAACAGGAAATCTCGATAGTAAAACTACAATGGAAGTGGTATGTTTATTAAAAGAAAGTAGTGCAAAATTCCATCAAACGATACTTATGGTAACACACAATGAAAATATAGCACAAGTATGCGACTCAATTATCCATATTGAAGATGGAATTGTGGTGAATACTGGTGGTGAAGTACTATGA
- a CDS encoding sensor histidine kinase, with translation MFILAFIICTVVIFIVSTKINQRRYDELNLMLNQILEGKEVTYPDTKDTRASKISHQVKKIKDMIEIEVEQSKSEKEAIKGLISNMSHQLKTPLSNITIYCELLENINISTLQKKEFLQKMKNETFKIDWLLQSLFKMTKLEDGVIEFEVEELLIKDTLIQSISTIFNKAEAKNIRINLEPFSDIKLVHNKKWTIEAIVNVLENAIKYSPSDSTITISVIKMELYTKITIKDEGIGIDSRELNDIFKRFYRSKNVENQNGTGIGLYLTRLILEKENGNIIVESKLGSGCCFSIFLQNCKSLN, from the coding sequence ATGTTTATATTAGCCTTTATAATATGTACAGTTGTTATATTTATAGTATCTACTAAAATAAATCAAAGAAGATATGATGAATTAAATTTGATGTTAAATCAAATATTGGAAGGTAAAGAAGTTACTTATCCAGATACAAAGGATACAAGAGCGTCAAAAATTTCTCACCAAGTAAAAAAAATTAAGGATATGATAGAAATAGAGGTAGAACAGTCAAAGTCAGAAAAAGAAGCGATTAAAGGTTTAATATCAAATATGTCACATCAATTAAAAACTCCACTTTCAAATATAACCATTTATTGTGAACTTCTGGAGAATATAAATATTTCCACATTACAGAAGAAGGAGTTTTTACAAAAGATGAAAAATGAAACTTTTAAGATTGACTGGCTGTTACAATCCTTATTTAAAATGACTAAATTAGAGGATGGAGTTATAGAATTTGAAGTAGAAGAACTACTAATTAAAGATACTCTTATTCAAAGTATCAGTACTATCTTTAATAAAGCAGAAGCTAAAAATATAAGGATAAATCTCGAACCATTTTCAGACATAAAATTAGTTCATAATAAAAAGTGGACCATAGAAGCAATTGTAAATGTTTTAGAAAATGCAATAAAATACTCACCATCAGATAGCACGATTACTATTTCTGTAATAAAAATGGAACTATATACGAAGATTACTATTAAAGATGAGGGAATAGGTATTGATAGTAGAGAACTAAATGATATTTTTAAAAGATTTTACAGAAGTAAAAATGTGGAAAACCAAAATGGCACAGGGATTGGTCTATATCTTACAAGATTAATTTTAGAAAAAGAAAATGGAAACATTATAGTAGAATCTAAACTAGGAAGTGGATGTTGTTTTAGTATCTTCTTACAGAATTGTAAGAGTTTAAACTAA
- a CDS encoding response regulator transcription factor has protein sequence MNLLIIEDDINLNEGLFYAFENDGFNVFKAYTKQEGLNIFNSKNIDFIILDCNLPDGDGFDVCQIIREKSDIPIIMLTARDSEIDEVKGLEIGLDDYITKPFSLSVLKARVKVAIRKKSNNKVIYSNGIKLDQKLLKVYKNKECLELSSVEYKLLSYLIENKGQILLKEQILHHIWDSEENYVDDNIVSVNIRRLRVKVEDDPSNPKYIKTAYGMGYLWNEVE, from the coding sequence TTGAACTTATTAATTATTGAAGATGATATAAACTTAAATGAAGGTCTTTTTTATGCATTTGAGAATGATGGATTTAATGTATTTAAGGCTTATACAAAACAAGAAGGATTAAATATATTTAATAGTAAAAATATAGATTTTATAATCTTAGACTGCAATCTTCCAGATGGAGATGGATTTGATGTATGTCAAATAATAAGGGAAAAGTCAGATATACCAATTATAATGCTTACTGCAAGAGACTCAGAAATTGATGAAGTAAAAGGATTAGAAATAGGGCTTGATGATTATATTACAAAACCATTTTCTTTATCTGTATTAAAGGCAAGAGTCAAAGTAGCAATAAGAAAAAAATCGAATAATAAAGTAATATATTCCAATGGAATAAAATTGGACCAAAAGTTACTAAAAGTATATAAAAATAAAGAATGTTTGGAACTTAGCTCTGTAGAATATAAGCTTCTAAGTTATCTAATTGAAAATAAAGGTCAAATATTATTAAAGGAACAAATTTTACACCATATTTGGGACAGCGAAGAAAATTATGTTGATGATAATATTGTATCTGTAAATATAAGAAGACTTAGAGTAAAAGTAGAGGATGACCCATCTAATCCAAAATATATAAAAACAGCTTATGGAATGGGTTATTTATGGAATGAGGTAGAATAA
- a CDS encoding 4Fe-4S dicluster domain-containing protein — protein MKRVDERNTMFARANYKKDSTAYNDYYKKNPDKKEIDDSIRNRPNLCSEGTMTYNELNSPMASSAFDFLSDIKSLCEGKVSDTKVDVDAKSMTKKIKGLAKQYGASVVGITKLKDYHIYTNRGRHEENYGEEINLTHKYAIVFGCEMDKEMINRAPMICEVIETSKCYVDASIVGMILSYYIRNLGYDARNHMDANYLVMPVFIARDAGLGDIGRNAILTNKDYGSRLRLGVVTTDIPLLEDEYVDFGLEDFCKVCKKCSFNCPSHSLSNDIKIGDDGKYNWVIEHETCYIKWRYLGTDCGMCISACPFSQNLETIKNTTSFKGNNELIQKALDEYTSKFGKRIFIPGNPSWLK, from the coding sequence TTGAAAAGGGTTGATGAGAGAAATACTATGTTTGCAAGAGCAAATTACAAAAAAGATAGTACTGCTTATAATGACTATTATAAGAAAAATCCTGACAAAAAAGAAATTGATGATAGTATAAGAAATAGACCAAATTTATGTAGTGAAGGAACAATGACTTACAATGAGTTAAACTCTCCAATGGCAAGTAGTGCATTCGATTTTTTATCTGATATCAAATCTTTATGCGAAGGAAAAGTTTCTGATACTAAAGTAGATGTAGATGCAAAGTCAATGACAAAAAAAATTAAGGGTCTTGCAAAGCAGTATGGAGCTTCTGTAGTTGGTATAACTAAATTAAAAGACTATCATATTTATACAAATAGGGGTAGACATGAAGAAAATTACGGTGAAGAAATTAATCTAACTCATAAGTATGCAATTGTATTTGGATGTGAGATGGATAAAGAAATGATAAATAGAGCTCCAATGATATGTGAAGTTATAGAAACATCAAAGTGCTATGTGGATGCATCTATCGTCGGCATGATTTTAAGTTACTATATAAGAAATTTAGGATATGATGCTAGAAATCATATGGATGCTAATTATTTAGTAATGCCTGTTTTTATAGCTCGTGATGCTGGTTTAGGAGATATAGGAAGAAATGCTATACTTACGAATAAAGATTATGGCTCTAGACTTAGATTAGGTGTTGTTACTACAGATATTCCTCTTTTAGAAGATGAATATGTTGATTTTGGACTAGAAGATTTTTGTAAGGTCTGTAAAAAATGCTCTTTTAACTGCCCTTCTCATTCGCTTTCTAATGATATTAAAATTGGTGATGATGGAAAATATAATTGGGTAATTGAACATGAGACATGCTATATTAAATGGAGATATTTAGGTACAGATTGTGGTATGTGTATATCTGCTTGCCCATTTAGCCAAAATCTCGAAACTATAAAGAATACTACTTCATTTAAGGGTAATAATGAGCTTATTCAAAAAGCTTTAGATGAGTATACTTCAAAATTTGGTAAAAGAATATTTATACCTGGAAATCCATCTTGGTTGAAATAA
- a CDS encoding response regulator transcription factor: MEKILVVEDDSILNKTLSYNLIEDGYIITSKFTAKSALKSIFECEFDLIILDINLPDKSGFELCNEIKENYNIPIIFLTANDMECDMIKGYELGALDYITKPFNINIFKQKVKAFLNHLTVKTKQDYYRDGYLEINFSELSANINGNQIIFTPLEYRTLKLLTENPKSILTRKVLLEKLWDIDANFVDEHTLTSVISRIRSKIEKDNLKYIKTVYGMGYMWLGERNEF; encoded by the coding sequence ATGGAAAAAATATTAGTAGTAGAAGATGATTCTATATTAAATAAAACTCTATCATATAACCTAATTGAAGATGGATATATAATTACTTCAAAATTTACAGCTAAATCTGCACTGAAGTCTATTTTTGAATGTGAATTTGATTTAATAATTTTGGATATTAATTTACCAGATAAAAGTGGGTTTGAATTATGTAATGAAATAAAGGAAAATTACAATATACCAATAATTTTTTTAACTGCTAATGATATGGAATGTGATATGATTAAAGGCTATGAACTTGGAGCTTTGGATTATATAACAAAACCATTTAATATCAATATATTTAAACAGAAAGTTAAAGCTTTTTTAAATCATCTTACAGTAAAAACAAAACAAGATTACTATAGGGATGGATATCTTGAAATTAACTTTTCTGAGTTATCTGCCAATATAAATGGAAATCAAATTATATTTACACCATTAGAATATCGTACTTTAAAACTGCTTACTGAAAATCCTAAAAGTATTTTAACAAGGAAAGTACTTTTAGAAAAACTCTGGGATATAGATGCTAACTTTGTAGATGAACATACTTTAACATCTGTTATAAGTAGGATTAGAAGCAAAATTGAAAAAGACAATCTTAAGTATATCAAAACGGTATATGGTATGGGATATATGTGGTTAGGTGAAAGAAATGAATTTTAA
- a CDS encoding sensor histidine kinase, producing MNFKKFSFSSIYLIIAVGIIFTAILFSISIYLITDDLKLIALLLIYTIVLCGFIALTIFLLHKKIVIFCSKICHTLDSMMNSEDNIEIELEEETILSRINHRLIRMYEVIQENRNSIAIEKADLQELVSDISHQIKTPIANLKMINTTLLNQTFKTEIQKDFLMDMENQLDKLDFLMQSMVKTSRLETGIITLSKKKNSIYETIATALSGILFDAEKKNIEVTVDCDPNLYIIHDKKWTSEAIFNILDNAVKYTNSNGKIHVATECWVMYTKIDIIDNGKGISESHQAEIFKRFYREEDVHDIEGIGIGLYLSRKIISLQGGYIKVTSDIGKGSTFSIFLPNK from the coding sequence ATGAATTTTAAAAAATTTTCTTTTAGTTCTATTTATTTAATAATTGCTGTTGGTATAATTTTTACAGCTATTTTATTTAGTATCTCAATTTATCTAATAACTGATGATTTAAAACTAATTGCTCTATTATTAATATATACAATAGTACTTTGTGGATTTATAGCATTAACAATATTTTTACTTCATAAAAAAATAGTTATATTTTGTTCTAAAATATGTCACACTTTAGATAGTATGATGAATAGTGAAGACAATATTGAAATTGAATTAGAAGAAGAAACTATTTTATCACGTATCAATCACAGATTAATTAGAATGTATGAAGTTATTCAAGAAAATCGCAATAGTATTGCTATAGAGAAAGCTGATTTACAAGAACTAGTTTCTGATATATCTCATCAAATTAAAACTCCTATTGCAAATTTAAAAATGATTAATACTACTCTACTAAATCAAACATTTAAAACAGAAATTCAAAAGGATTTTTTAATGGATATGGAAAACCAATTAGATAAATTAGATTTTTTAATGCAATCTATGGTAAAAACCTCCAGACTAGAGACAGGTATAATCACACTATCTAAAAAGAAAAATTCAATTTATGAAACAATTGCTACAGCACTTAGTGGAATTTTGTTTGATGCTGAAAAAAAGAATATTGAAGTTACAGTTGATTGTGACCCAAATTTATATATAATTCATGACAAGAAATGGACTTCTGAAGCTATTTTTAATATATTAGATAATGCTGTAAAATACACAAATTCTAATGGTAAGATACATGTAGCTACAGAATGTTGGGTTATGTATACAAAAATAGATATTATTGATAATGGAAAAGGAATATCAGAAAGTCATCAAGCAGAAATCTTTAAAAGATTTTATCGTGAAGAAGATGTCCATGACATAGAAGGTATTGGAATAGGTCTCTATCTTTCAAGAAAAATTATATCTCTTCAAGGTGGCTATATTAAAGTTACATCAGATATTGGAAAAGGGTCGACTTTTTCTATTTTCTTACCTAATAAATAA
- a CDS encoding ABC transporter ATP-binding protein, which yields MSILQVINLKKYYGQSSNITKALDGVTLSIEKGEFISIVGTSGSGKSTLLNMMGGLDNPTSGKVIIKGKELSTMTDEQLTIFRRRNIGFIFQNYNLVPLLNVYENIILPIGLDGETIDKDFINEIINMLSLEEKLYDMPSNLSGGQQQRVAIARALVTKPAIILADEPTGNLDSRTSSDVLSLLKVTSKKFNQTIVMITHNNEIAQLTDRIIRIEDGKIVN from the coding sequence ATGAGTATTTTACAAGTAATTAATTTAAAGAAATATTATGGACAAAGTTCAAACATTACAAAAGCTCTTGATGGTGTAACTCTATCTATTGAAAAAGGCGAATTTATTTCTATTGTAGGTACATCTGGTAGTGGCAAATCCACATTATTAAATATGATGGGAGGATTAGATAATCCTACATCTGGAAAGGTTATTATAAAGGGTAAGGAATTATCTACTATGACTGATGAACAGCTTACAATCTTTAGACGCAGAAATATAGGTTTTATATTTCAAAATTATAATCTTGTTCCTTTACTTAATGTATATGAAAATATTATCTTACCAATAGGATTGGATGGAGAGACCATAGATAAGGATTTTATAAATGAAATTATAAATATGCTTTCTCTTGAAGAAAAATTATATGATATGCCAAGTAATCTTTCTGGTGGTCAACAGCAACGTGTTGCTATAGCTAGAGCACTTGTAACAAAACCAGCTATTATACTAGCTGATGAACCAACAGGTAACCTTGATAGTAGAACTAGTTCAGATGTACTGAGTTTACTTAAAGTGACAAGTAAAAAATTCAACCAAACAATTGTAATGATTACACACAATAATGAAATTGCACAACTAACTGATAGAATTATTCGTATTGAAGATGGAAAAATTGTTAACTAG
- a CDS encoding ABC transporter permease, with translation MFRNNNRTFIRKIALNDLKINKLKTYLSGIIIMISTCLLLTVTLVSYNASVDLVNASPYHAIYKSVDEKAKNILYKDKNFSGVGTYKLIGSNKKTDCIMSIVYADDTAIKLMNFQPLKGKLPTNKNEIAISEKYLQEFGLDKDIGDSIKLNYYDDITNKEVQCDFIIVGFLENYYQDNAKQYYTVVSNDYFKNIASTPLQNKSNTFDESRPDTVDVLVKLSEENTEKDSASIKTQLKKIGLSLGIKKYNIYLNDNYIESNLIDGEQIITVLVVGIVVLFSSVFVIYSIFYISVVNSVQMYAKLKSLGMTSFQLKKIISLQGNILSIIFIPLGVIASCIIAYIIQPLAWQMIADLFIILILSLVMFLTVRISLFKPARIISKISAIEAMQYTETKFRKKAKNFSYINIKNLALKNIESNRKKNLIALISLSISGVLFISIANLANSIDFKKQLSQQFVYNEDYIISIKSDNLYEHITEIQQNNPLTDSLKNEIKSIHGVKKLIESKSIKSNIIEPYIKDRDEKQFITLIKGITPELSKSLEEYIVSGKIDYTHLDSDSLIINKYRTKYYGLNLKVGDTVTFNIFSGNDIIKKKMKIIGIIDNSNTGGMFFASDKTLESLTPYNTNLDFSILIDKKHSKEVEEKLLSIIQKNSNLMLYSYEDDYRMITRAFQYIIIASYIFVGLISCFGILNMTNTLINSVLIRKKEFALLQAVGMTRKQLRNMLYREGLNISIKAICTSSILGYFGSNLLCTFIKDVIRLDFINFKFSIFTILIFSFVLIGIQVLVTELLVRNIEKKSLTERLRSQ, from the coding sequence ATGTTTAGAAATAATAATCGCACATTTATAAGAAAAATAGCTTTAAATGATTTAAAAATTAATAAACTTAAAACATATCTTTCAGGTATCATTATAATGATTTCTACATGTTTATTATTAACAGTGACCTTAGTTTCATATAATGCCTCTGTAGATTTAGTTAATGCATCTCCATATCATGCTATATATAAATCTGTAGATGAAAAAGCAAAAAATATACTATATAAAGATAAAAACTTTAGTGGCGTAGGAACTTACAAATTAATTGGAAGTAATAAAAAGACAGATTGTATTATGTCGATTGTTTATGCAGATGATACAGCAATTAAACTTATGAATTTTCAACCATTGAAAGGCAAACTACCTACAAATAAAAATGAAATTGCTATTTCAGAAAAATATTTACAGGAATTTGGTTTAGATAAAGATATTGGAGATAGCATTAAATTAAATTATTATGATGATATTACGAATAAAGAAGTTCAATGTGATTTTATTATTGTTGGATTTCTAGAAAATTATTATCAAGATAATGCCAAGCAATACTATACAGTCGTTTCAAATGATTATTTTAAGAATATAGCTTCTACACCTTTACAAAATAAAAGTAATACTTTTGACGAGTCAAGACCTGATACTGTAGATGTATTAGTTAAACTATCAGAAGAAAATACAGAGAAAGATTCAGCTTCAATTAAGACACAGTTAAAGAAAATTGGTTTATCTTTAGGTATTAAGAAATATAATATATACTTAAATGATAACTATATTGAATCAAATTTAATTGATGGTGAGCAGATTATTACAGTTTTAGTAGTTGGAATAGTTGTTCTTTTTTCTAGCGTTTTTGTTATATATAGTATTTTTTATATTTCAGTTGTTAATTCAGTTCAGATGTATGCTAAGTTGAAATCGTTAGGTATGACTTCTTTTCAGTTAAAAAAGATTATTTCTCTACAAGGAAATATTTTGTCAATTATTTTTATTCCATTAGGGGTTATAGCTTCTTGTATAATTGCTTACATAATTCAACCATTAGCATGGCAAATGATAGCTGATTTATTTATAATTTTAATTTTATCACTGGTAATGTTTTTAACTGTTAGAATTTCTTTATTTAAACCAGCTAGAATTATTTCTAAAATATCTGCTATTGAAGCCATGCAATATACAGAAACTAAATTTAGAAAAAAAGCAAAAAATTTTAGTTATATAAATATAAAAAATCTAGCATTAAAGAATATCGAGTCAAATAGAAAAAAAAATTTGATTGCATTAATATCGCTAAGCATTAGTGGAGTTTTATTTATTTCAATCGCTAATCTTGCTAATTCAATAGATTTCAAAAAACAACTATCTCAACAATTTGTCTATAACGAAGATTATATAATTAGCATTAAGAGTGATAACTTATATGAGCATATTACAGAAATCCAACAAAATAATCCACTAACAGATTCTCTTAAGAATGAAATTAAATCTATTCATGGAGTAAAAAAATTAATTGAATCCAAATCAATTAAAAGTAATATTATAGAACCTTACATCAAAGATAGAGACGAAAAACAATTTATTACTCTAATTAAAGGTATTACGCCTGAACTTTCAAAATCACTTGAAGAATATATTGTCAGTGGAAAAATAGACTATACACATTTAGATTCAGATAGTTTAATTATAAATAAATATAGAACAAAATATTATGGATTAAATTTAAAAGTTGGAGATACAGTTACATTTAATATCTTTAGTGGAAATGATATTATTAAAAAGAAAATGAAAATTATAGGAATCATTGACAATTCCAATACAGGAGGTATGTTTTTTGCTTCAGACAAAACTTTAGAATCTCTAACACCATATAATACAAATTTAGATTTTTCTATTTTAATAGATAAAAAGCATTCTAAAGAAGTTGAAGAAAAGTTGTTAAGTATAATTCAGAAAAATTCAAATTTAATGCTTTATTCATATGAAGATGATTATAGAATGATTACTAGAGCATTTCAATATATAATTATAGCTTCATACATTTTTGTTGGTTTAATTTCTTGCTTTGGTATACTAAATATGACCAATACCCTAATAAACAGCGTTTTAATTAGAAAAAAAGAGTTTGCATTACTTCAAGCCGTTGGAATGACAAGAAAGCAACTGCGAAATATGCTTTATAGAGAAGGTCTAAACATAAGTATCAAAGCTATATGTACTTCAAGTATACTAGGTTATTTTGGTTCAAATCTACTTTGCACTTTTATAAAAGATGTAATTAGATTAGACTTTATTAATTTTAAATTTTCTATATTTACTATTTTAATTTTTTCATTCGTATTAATTGGTATACAAGTTTTAGTGACTGAATTACTTGTAAGAAATATAGAAAAAAAATCACTTACAGAACGCTTACGTTCTCAGTAA